A genomic segment from Nicotiana tabacum cultivar K326 chromosome 9, ASM71507v2, whole genome shotgun sequence encodes:
- the LOC107775392 gene encoding transcription factor MYB61-like — protein MGRHSCCYKQKLRKGLWSPEEDEKLINHISKYGHGCWSSVPKLAGLQRCGKSCRLRWINYLRPDLKRGTFSQEEENLIIELHAVLGNKWSQIAARLPGRTDNEIKNLWNSSIKKKLRQKGIDPNTHKPLSEVENEEKVSAISKNNEKASEGSSELNFFEAHENSNYGIETEKPKPSSATTMDRYSNNMSAAVAPPTHEFFLNRFVNTHETSTTSCNKPLDLASYLSFQHLNYGSNIGLSMSPDTSNILFNSNNPKNSEMVSHHFNSNMSTNDNILTSISNSILTSPIAAASNNSIGSFTSNGSSTSIDQLQRNCSFFDNNAFSWGAADCGKSEKEANIHPSETDPEDIKWSEYLHTQFLPGNSIHNHQITQDLYSEKSGTQFATESSLSSTTWLQNQQQQPSIQTADLYNKHFQRIPDAFGQFS, from the exons ATGGGGAGGCATTCTTGTTGTtacaagcagaagctgaggaaaggCCTCTGGTCCCCTGAGGAAGATGAGAAACTTATAAATCATATTAGTAAATATGGTCATGGCTGTTGGAGTTCAGTCCCTAAACTAGCTG GGCTTCAGAGGTGTGGCAAGAGCTGCAGGCTAAGATGGATTAACTACCTGAGACCTGATTTGAAAAGAGGAACATTCTCACAAGAGGAAGAGAATTTGATAATTGAACTTCATGCAGTTCTAGGGAACAA GTGGTCACAAATTGCTGCTAGATTACCTGGAAGAACAGACAATGAAATCAAGAATTTATGGAACTCTTCcattaaaaaaaaactaaggcAAAAAGGGATTGATCCAAACACTCACAAGCCACTTTCTGAGGTTGAGAATGAAGAGAAGGTGTCAGCAATCAGTAAAAACAATGAGAAAGCTTCTGAAGGCTCCAGTGAACTCAATTTCTTTGAAGCTCATGAGAATTCTAACTATGGAATTGAAACAGAGAAACCAAAACCATCTTCAGCGACGACTATGGACCGCTATTCCAATAATATGAGTGCTGCTGTAGCCCCACCAACACATGAATTCTTCCTTAATAGGTTTGTTAACACACATGAAACCTCCACCACTAGTTGCAATAAGCCTCTTGACTTGGCAAGTTACCTCTCTTTTCAGCACTTGAATTATGGCTCAAACATTGGTTTGTCCATGAGTCCAGACACCAGTAATATTCTTTTCAACTCCAATAATCCCAAGAATTCAGAAATGGTTTCTCATCACTTCAATTCCAACATGTCAACAAATGATAATATTCTCACTTCCATTTCAAACTCAATTCTCACATCTCCAATAGCAGCAGCAAGTAATAATTCAATAGGGTCTTTTACCAGCAATGGGAGCAGTACTAGTATTGATCAATTGCAAAGAAACTGTTCTTTCTTTGATAACAATGCATTCTCATGGGGAGCTGCAGACTGTGGGAAATCAGAAAAAGAAGCCAATATTCATCCATCAGAAACTGATCCTGAAGACATCAAATGGTCTGAATATTTGCATACACAATTTTTACCAGGCAATTCAATCCATAATCATCAAATAACTCAAGACTTGTACAGTGAAAAATCAGGCACACAATTTGCAACAGAAAGTTCATTGAGTAGTACTACATGGCTGCAGAACCAACAGCAACAACCTTCTATACAAACTGCAGACTTATATAATAAGCATTTTCAGAGAATTCCAGATGCATTTGGACAATTTTCTTAG